A region from the Symphalangus syndactylus isolate Jambi chromosome 2, NHGRI_mSymSyn1-v2.1_pri, whole genome shotgun sequence genome encodes:
- the LOC129465222 gene encoding small ribosomal subunit protein uS8-like, which produces MVRMNVLADVLKSINNAKKRGKHQVLIRLCSKVIICFLTVMMKHGFIGEFEIIDDHRAGKVVRNLTGRLNKCGVISPRFDVQPRDLEKWQNNPLPSRQFGFIVLIISAGIMDHKEARQNTQ; this is translated from the coding sequence ATGGTGCGCATGAATGTCCTGGCTGATGTTCTCAAGAGCATCAACAATGCCAAAAAGAGAGGGAAACACCAGGTTCTTATTAGGCTGTGCTCCAAAGTCATCATCTGTTTTCTCACTGTGATGATGAAGCATGGTTTCATTGGCGAATTTGAAATCATTGATGATCACAGAGCTGGGAAAGTTGTTAGGAACCTCACAGGCAGGCTAAACAAGTGTGGAGTGATCAGCCCCAGATTTGATGTGCAACCCAGAGATCTAGAAAAATGGCAGAATAACCCGCTTCCATCCCGCCAGTTTGGTTTCATTGTACTAATAATCTCAGCTGGGATCATGGACCACAAAGAAGCAAGACAAAACACACAGTAG